The Gloeobacter morelensis MG652769 genome contains the following window.
TCGCCGCGGTCGAGGGCCGCCTTGGCCGCCGCCTTGATGGGAGCTGGAGTATCGAAATCGGGTTCCCCGGCACTCAGGCCGCACACATCGACGCCGCCCGCCGCCAGCGCCTTGGCCCTGGCGGCGATGGCAAGGGTGAGCGATGGGGTCAGCGAAGCGACGCGGGTAGCCAGGCGGGACATGGTGAGGTTGCTCCAGATAACGTCGGCACAAATGGGCCGTTTTCCCAGCTTGACACACAACCGCAGGCGGCGGGAGTGAAGTGATCGCTCTATAAGCGGGCTCAAGGACGCCGCCCCGGCCGCGCAAACAATTCAGCCATGGGCCGCCAGTCCCCGGAAGGGATGAACGCCGACCAGTAGTAGGGGTGGCGGTAATGGCGGCTACGGAGCATGGTCAGTTGCACCCGGCGCAACGCATCGCCACTGCCTGCCCCGGCGCGCAATTCTCGATAGAAACCGACCATCAGATCTCTGGTCGCGGCGTCCTCCACCCGCCAGAGGCTCACCAGTTGGCTTTTGGCTCCCGCCAGGGTCAGGGCACGCCGCAGACCATAGACGCCCTCACCGCCTTCGACATCCCCAAGTCCGGTCTCGCAGGCGGAAAGTACGGCAAGTCGGGTTCCGCGCAAGTCGAGCCCGGCCACCTCCAGGGCGGTAAGCACACCGTCATCGCCGCCGCTTTTGCGGACATTCACCCCCGCCAGGGCCAGCCCCGAGCGCAACAGTGGGTTTTCCGCCTGGGCAGTCGGGTGCAAAAAGAAGCCGTGGGTGGCAATGTGCAGAATGCTCGGGGCGGACGAACGCTTGAGGGCACTTTCGGTGGCCGCCGCCTGGGTGAGCACCTGTGCGTCCGGCAGCAGTTCGGCAAGGGCCGCGACTTCTTTGGCGGTGGCAGGGAGCGCCGCAAAACCGAGTGCATCAAACTTTCCCGCCCGCGTTTCGATTTTGCCCGCCGCAGCGAGGCGATCGACAACGGTACCCGCCCGGTCAAAATCCGGATCGGCCATCAATAGCGGTGGGCGTCGAAGACTGGCCGGGCGAGCCAGCCGCAGCAGATCCCGGCCGGAACCCAGGTACTGGATGGTAAAGCGTTCCACCAGAAATCGACCCTGCTCATCTACCAGAGCCGCAAAGGGGATCAAATTGAGCGCCCCGTCGGGGGAGACCAGCAGCCTTCGCCGCCCGCCGAGCTTGGCGCGCACCGGCTCCATCAGCGCTCGGTCGAGTCGGCGGGCGGCGGCTTTGAGTTCAGCTGTCGGCAGGGCGCTGTTGCGCACGGCATTGCGAAAGACCTGGGCTGTCGCGTCGATCGCCTGGGCCTCGCCTAGATCCACCCAGTCCAGTGCGCCGCGCCCGTCGAACAGGTAGACCGCGTAACGCGGCGCCGCGAACTGCTCGCTAAAGCGGGTGGCTTGCAAGTTGAGTGGCCGGTAGAGCATCAATTCCACCAGGACAGTCGCGTCTGGAATCTGCCTTTGTACCGACTGCGGGTCGGCCGGAGCAGAAAGGGCGACAAACTCGGCGCTGCGGCGGCTGAGGGCGGCTTCGAGGCGTTCGGCTTCGCGCTGCAAAGACTGCGCCGCGCCGGCGTCCGCCGCCACCGGCACCTCCTCCCCCAGACCCCCGAAAGCCAGGGTGGCAAGCCGCGTGCGGGCGGTAGTCCACTGGTCGAGAAGCACCTGGTCGGCGGGGGCAAGGTGCGCGCGCAGTGCTGCGAGGCTGCCGCTCTGGACATCGAGGATACGGCCCTTGCGCCGCAGGACGGTCGCGAAGGCCAGCCGGGCGGCGGCGGGGTCGGCGGGGGAAGAACGCAGGTGCAGCGAGATGGCCGTGTCGGCGGCGGCGGTCAGAACCTGCAAGTAATCGCGCTTGTGGCGTTCTGAACCCGCGGCGAGCGAATCCGCCAGATTGTGCTCCTGGATCTCAAGGGCGCGGGCAATCGACGTTCTGGCAAGCTCGGGCTCCCCCTGGCGGACCGCGAGCTGTGCCAAACCCTGCAGCGACTGGGCCAGACCGGGGTGGTTCGTCCCGAGCGAGGCTTCGCGGATGGCCAAGGCGCGGCGAAACAGCGGTTTCGCCTCGTCCAGGCGACCTTGATCGAGGTAGAGCCCGGCCAGATTGTGGAGACTGCGGGCCACATCCGGGTGCTCCGGACCGTAGGCTTGTTCCCAGATGGCCCGGACGCGCAAGAACAGCGCCTCTGCACGCTCGACTTCGCCCCGCAACCGGCACAGTATCGCGAGACCGTGCAGGCTGCGGGCCGCCTCCGGGTGCTCCTCGCCCAGAGTTTGCTTCCAGACCGCCAGCGCCTCCAGAAAATACCCTTCTGCCGCCGCATCGCCGGTGCCGCGGGCCATCAGCAGCATCGCCAGGCCGTGCAGGCTCTTGGCCACCAGCGGGTGGTCCGCACCCAGAGTCTGGCGACGGATGGCCAGGGCCCGTTCGGCGAGCGGCTGCGCCTCGGTGAGGTTGCCGCGCGCCCCGTAGAGCATCGCCAGACCATAGAGACCCTTGGCGACCAGCGGGTGCGTTGGGCCAAAAGCGCGCTCGCGCAGGGCGAGCGTCCGCTCGAACAAAGCCTCCGCCTCGGCGTAATCGCCCAGCACCCCGTGCAAAACGGCCAGGTTGTTGAGGCTGTCGGCTACCCGCGGATGCTCCGCTCCAAGCGTCTGCTCCAGCAATTCCAGCCGCCGCCGATCTAGAACGATCGCCTCTGCAAACCGCCCGGCCATCTGCAGCGATTGGATTTGAGCGCTCAGGCGGTCCACTTCGGCCGCAGGCTGGTCCTGGGCGAAAAGTGCTCCAGGACAGCTCACCAGCAGCAGCACAGACGCCGCCAGCGACGCCAGCCCTCTTGCAAGCCGACGGGGCGGCTGATACTCGGATGCGGCCATGGTTCAGATGAACCCTCAGGTCTAGGGTCGGACGTTCGGCACAGAAATTCGGTTCAAGGCCACGGGAAATGGCGAGATTCCTGTGAACATCGGTACGGGCAGAGCACCGGCGATCACATCGAGTCCCTCGGAGCGCAACAGCGATTGCCAGCGCCCGGCGGCCAGTGGTGCGCCGGTTGCGGTGCGGTGCAGCGCCGTCAATGCCGGCAGCAGATCGTACCAGTAGGCTTCCTCGGCCAGCAAAGCGGTCCGTTCCGCCGGTGGCGCCTGCTCCAGCCGCCGCTTCCAGGCAACACCCGGTACGACCCGGCTGATCCAGGCATCCACCGTCACATTGGCCGAAGGATCGTCTGGATCGCACAGCAGCGTCACCGACCAGTGGTAATCCTGGCCGGGGGTCAGCGGCGGCGCCTCGGACGGCAGAGCGAGGGCGACGCCGCCGGGGGCAAGGCCGCTGGTGTCCAGGTGGGCCTGATAGAGCAGGTGCCCCTCGCGCGATTCCAGGGTAAACAGCACCGGCGGGGCGGCGGTGCCCAGGGTCGGCAGATGCCAGAGGAAGGTGGGATGGGCAACCTGGGTCAATCCGGGCGAACTTCC
Protein-coding sequences here:
- a CDS encoding CHAT domain-containing protein, whose protein sequence is MAASEYQPPRRLARGLASLAASVLLLVSCPGALFAQDQPAAEVDRLSAQIQSLQMAGRFAEAIVLDRRRLELLEQTLGAEHPRVADSLNNLAVLHGVLGDYAEAEALFERTLALRERAFGPTHPLVAKGLYGLAMLYGARGNLTEAQPLAERALAIRRQTLGADHPLVAKSLHGLAMLLMARGTGDAAAEGYFLEALAVWKQTLGEEHPEAARSLHGLAILCRLRGEVERAEALFLRVRAIWEQAYGPEHPDVARSLHNLAGLYLDQGRLDEAKPLFRRALAIREASLGTNHPGLAQSLQGLAQLAVRQGEPELARTSIARALEIQEHNLADSLAAGSERHKRDYLQVLTAAADTAISLHLRSSPADPAAARLAFATVLRRKGRILDVQSGSLAALRAHLAPADQVLLDQWTTARTRLATLAFGGLGEEVPVAADAGAAQSLQREAERLEAALSRRSAEFVALSAPADPQSVQRQIPDATVLVELMLYRPLNLQATRFSEQFAAPRYAVYLFDGRGALDWVDLGEAQAIDATAQVFRNAVRNSALPTAELKAAARRLDRALMEPVRAKLGGRRRLLVSPDGALNLIPFAALVDEQGRFLVERFTIQYLGSGRDLLRLARPASLRRPPLLMADPDFDRAGTVVDRLAAAGKIETRAGKFDALGFAALPATAKEVAALAELLPDAQVLTQAAATESALKRSSAPSILHIATHGFFLHPTAQAENPLLRSGLALAGVNVRKSGGDDGVLTALEVAGLDLRGTRLAVLSACETGLGDVEGGEGVYGLRRALTLAGAKSQLVSLWRVEDAATRDLMVGFYRELRAGAGSGDALRRVQLTMLRSRHYRHPYYWSAFIPSGDWRPMAELFARPGRRP
- a CDS encoding DUF928 domain-containing protein, producing MPILLYRLAWALLAMSVVWRGWEAPAAAGETPKAPPPARRNPGERPVQKPAAPGQNFFKLVRTRDRRLPAQRVRQLRSAGCDLPVPAPLTALAPGSSPGLTQVAHPTFLWHLPTLGTAAPPVLFTLESREGHLLYQAHLDTSGLAPGGVALALPSEAPPLTPGQDYHWSVTLLCDPDDPSANVTVDAWISRVVPGVAWKRRLEQAPPAERTALLAEEAYWYDLLPALTALHRTATGAPLAAGRWQSLLRSEGLDVIAGALPVPMFTGISPFPVALNRISVPNVRP